The Paracoccus sp. MBLB3053 genome contains the following window.
CCGCCTGCACGGCCTGGACGTAGGTGTTGAATCGCATGCCCCTGCGCGGCGGAGAGGGCAGGCCGCGCGCTCGGCAATACTCCGCCCAGCCGGCCCAATGCCTTGCACCCTCGAATTCGACATGGATCAGCGGAGCCGAGGTGATTTCAGCGTCCTGCCTTAGCATTTTTTCGACAAGCTCGGGTTTCCCGACAGGGCAGATCCGCTCAGGAAAAAGCACCTGGGTCCGCCCTTCGCTCCATCGTCCGTCGCCGTAACGCAAAAGCATGTCCATCCCCGGAGTGGGGCGATTCAGATCCGAGGGCATTGCCTGGACGTTGATGAGGATTTCCGGATGCTCACCGTAAAAGGCCGACAGCCGCGGCATAAGCCAATGCGTCGCCATTCCCACGGTGCAGGCAACCGTCAACGCCCGATCCTGATCCGCGGCCATGGCGCGGATCGAATCGATCGATTCCGCGATCAAGCCGATACCCTCTCGAACCGAAGTGGCAAGCAGTTGTCCGGCACTCGTCAGCTGCACCGGGCGGCTCGAACGGTCGAATAGCGCAACGCCGACGTGATCTTCCAATGATTTGAGGGATTGACTGACTGCGGGCAGCGACACGTTCAAGATGCCCGCCGCGGCGCGCATGGAACCGTGTCTTTCCACGGTTTCGAAAACGGTCAGCAGGCGCAATGGCGGAAGACGGTCCATAAGTTAACTTCTTGCTTAACTAATGATCATTCCAAACAGGCTATCCGCATGCCCGTACATCGCACAAGATAGTACTATCCCAGTCGGTTTTCCCCTCACTCCGACCGATCTCCTCCCCATTCAAGTTAAGGATAACTCATGAACACCGTCGTCGCGATCGAACCGTCCGAAGTCACGCTGGGCGAAAAGGGGCTAAGCTTGCCTCTGAATGGCGAGCAGGCTTATTTCAATTACTATTGGCTGCGCGACAACTGCCTCAGTTCATTCGACAGCCAGACGCGTGAGCGGACCTTCGACATCTTCCATCTCGATGGGGCTCCGGTGCCTCAATCGGCCGCGATCGAAGGCGACAACCTGACCGTGCTTTGGGCCGGGGATGGGCACATCTCGCGCTATCCGCTAAGCTTCCTTTCGGAATTTTCATCGGCAAAGCCGCGCCACGATCCTGCGGACCTGCCGCGTCGTGCCTGGTTTGCCGACCACTACCCCAACATGGCGCGGTTCTCTCAGGCCGAACTCAAGGCCGATCCGCAGAAGGTCGCGGAATGGATCAAGGCGTTGATCGTCGATGGAGTGGCCATCGTCAGCGACATGCCTGACACCGATGCAGCCCTGACAGAAACGGTCGAACTGATGGGTCATGTGCGTCCGACCTTCTTCGGCCTTTATTTCGATGTGCGGACGCATATCAATCCGACGAACCTGGCCTACACGGCCAAGGCGCTTGAACTGCACACCGACACCCCGGCCGAGGAACACGCCCCCGGCATGCAGTTCCTCCACATGCGGGCGAACACGGTGGAAGGTGGGCGCAACCTGTTCCTTGACGGCGTGGCGGTGGCCAACGATTTCCGCGATCTCTATCCCGAGGAGTTCAAGCTGCTCGCCGAAACCCCGATCCCCTTCTATTGCGAACACGACAATTACGACATGCGTTCGCATCAGCGTGTGATCGAACTCGATCAGCATGGCAATGTCTCGGGTCTGACGATCAGCCAGCACATGCTTGACGTCTCGGATCTGTCCCAGGAATTCCTGGACAGCTATTACCCTGCGTTCTGCCGCTTTGGCCGGATGCTGCAGGACGACAAGTATGTCATGAAATTCACGCTGCATGCGGGCGAATGCATCGTCTTCGACAACCACCGCATCGTACATGGCCGCGCCTCCTATACTGCCGAAAGCGGTGAGCGCTACCTGCGCGGCTGCTATTCCGACCGCGCCGAGATGCGCTCGACCTATCGCGCGCTTGTCTCGGAGGGCCGCTTCAAATGAAGCATGAATGCATCATGAACGATTGCGCCGAACCGGCCGACCTGCTGCGATTGCGGCAGGATCTGGCTGCCGCCTTCCGGATCTGCCACCGCTTCGGCTGGAGCGAATCCGTGGGGAACCATTTCAGCGCCGCCCTTTCGCCCTGCGGGCGCAAGTTCCTTTTGAACCGGAAATGGCAGCATTTCGGCTCGATCCGTGCCAGCGACCTGATGGTTGTGAATGCTGACGATCCGGACGTGATGAACCGGCCCGATGCACCGGACGCCTCTGCATGGACAGTGCACGGAACGATGCATCGGATGCTGCCAAACGCCCGCGTGATCCTGCATTGCCATTCGCCATATGCGGTTGCCCTGTCCTGTCTCAGGGACCCGACGGTGCTGCCTCTCGACAACAACACTGCGCGATTCTTCGGGCGGACGGCCTATGATCTGTCCTTTGGCGGCATTGCGGATGCCGAGGAAGAGGGTGCACGCCTGGCGAACGCAATCCGGGGGCATTCTGTGCTGGTCATGGGCAATCACGGCGTCTCAGTCGTGGGAGAAACCGTGGCGGACGCGTTCGAGGATCTTTACTTCTTCGAGAAGGCCGCCCAGACGATCGTTCTGGGTCTTTCGACGGGCAAACCGCTCGCGGTTCTGTCCGATGAGGTGGCGCAAGCTACCGCCGAGGGATGGAAGCCCTATCGCGGGATGGCGCAGAGGCATTTCGACTATCTGAAATCCGAACTGGATGCCGCAGATCCAAGCTGGCGCGATTGAAGCAAGCGAAACCCTAAACGAGTGGCGGATCGATCCTTTCGGTCCGCCGTTTGCGCAGATCACGCGGTGTGGCGTCGAATTCCT
Protein-coding sequences here:
- a CDS encoding LysR substrate-binding domain-containing protein, which produces MDRLPPLRLLTVFETVERHGSMRAAAGILNVSLPAVSQSLKSLEDHVGVALFDRSSRPVQLTSAGQLLATSVREGIGLIAESIDSIRAMAADQDRALTVACTVGMATHWLMPRLSAFYGEHPEILINVQAMPSDLNRPTPGMDMLLRYGDGRWSEGRTQVLFPERICPVGKPELVEKMLRQDAEITSAPLIHVEFEGARHWAGWAEYCRARGLPSPPRRGMRFNTYVQAVQAALAGQGLMLGWRSITDQLVADERLVQWPDGEIDLGTAYYLTVMPQAERHPACGLFTEWLLAKGADHQP
- a CDS encoding TauD/TfdA family dioxygenase encodes the protein MNTVVAIEPSEVTLGEKGLSLPLNGEQAYFNYYWLRDNCLSSFDSQTRERTFDIFHLDGAPVPQSAAIEGDNLTVLWAGDGHISRYPLSFLSEFSSAKPRHDPADLPRRAWFADHYPNMARFSQAELKADPQKVAEWIKALIVDGVAIVSDMPDTDAALTETVELMGHVRPTFFGLYFDVRTHINPTNLAYTAKALELHTDTPAEEHAPGMQFLHMRANTVEGGRNLFLDGVAVANDFRDLYPEEFKLLAETPIPFYCEHDNYDMRSHQRVIELDQHGNVSGLTISQHMLDVSDLSQEFLDSYYPAFCRFGRMLQDDKYVMKFTLHAGECIVFDNHRIVHGRASYTAESGERYLRGCYSDRAEMRSTYRALVSEGRFK
- a CDS encoding class II aldolase/adducin family protein; this translates as MNDCAEPADLLRLRQDLAAAFRICHRFGWSESVGNHFSAALSPCGRKFLLNRKWQHFGSIRASDLMVVNADDPDVMNRPDAPDASAWTVHGTMHRMLPNARVILHCHSPYAVALSCLRDPTVLPLDNNTARFFGRTAYDLSFGGIADAEEEGARLANAIRGHSVLVMGNHGVSVVGETVADAFEDLYFFEKAAQTIVLGLSTGKPLAVLSDEVAQATAEGWKPYRGMAQRHFDYLKSELDAADPSWRD